A single window of Sporosarcina sp. Marseille-Q4943 DNA harbors:
- a CDS encoding zinc ribbon domain-containing protein: protein MTCTNCGNKHANGRFCGSCGRRMDEAAEVFQDGQTVVEATVVNTESNVHLEKMSNLTKEYWSYFVRHLKHPSISLTRQDDEYRNGFISLLLYATIVGLSFFTLLKGMALESVGVDSGPSFSSVFLNVAGFTAVCIAIVSIGLFIIGKNFGPAYPFKQTLELYGAHSLPAIVIGVVALFLLLMKSYWYGIFLLIISFIYVLMLSPGYVISVLLSKKPKGIDPLHGYAAYTVLVIILFGLLLKLLGDSTVGTYLAELRGML, encoded by the coding sequence TTGACGTGTACGAATTGCGGGAATAAGCATGCGAACGGACGGTTTTGCGGAAGTTGCGGCAGGAGGATGGACGAGGCGGCGGAAGTCTTTCAAGATGGACAGACGGTCGTTGAGGCGACTGTAGTGAATACGGAATCAAACGTTCATCTGGAGAAAATGAGTAACCTGACGAAGGAATACTGGTCCTATTTTGTAAGACATTTGAAACACCCTTCGATCAGCCTTACAAGACAAGACGATGAGTATCGGAACGGCTTCATTTCATTGCTGCTGTATGCAACCATTGTTGGACTGTCCTTTTTCACGCTACTCAAAGGCATGGCGCTTGAATCGGTTGGTGTGGATAGTGGTCCCTCGTTTTCATCAGTCTTCTTGAATGTAGCAGGATTTACGGCAGTTTGCATCGCGATCGTTTCAATCGGTCTATTCATTATCGGTAAAAATTTTGGACCTGCCTATCCGTTTAAACAGACGTTGGAGTTATACGGCGCACACTCCTTGCCGGCCATCGTCATTGGCGTCGTCGCCCTGTTTTTACTGCTAATGAAATCATACTGGTACGGAATTTTCCTGCTGATCATCAGTTTCATCTACGTTCTCATGCTTTCACCGGGTTATGTCATAAGCGTCCTCTTATCTAAAAAACCAAAAGGAATCGATCCGCTACACGGGTACGCTGCCTACACAGTCCTCGTCATCATCCTATTCGGCCTTCTACTCAAACTCCTCGGCGACTCCACCGTCGGAACGTACCTTGCAGAACTAAGAGGAATGCTTTAA